In the Nitratiruptor sp. YY09-18 genome, AGCTTTATAAAAGATTTGCGCAAAGCAATTGCAGGAGAGAGTGGAGAAGATCTCAAAATCTCTATCGAAAATCTTCGCACCATCACACAAGATCTCAAACAGGTGATTGAACAGAACGAAAAGAATATCAATGCTAGTATCGAGAGCATCAAGCAGATGGGAATAGAGTTGCAAAATGCAGGGAAGAAATTTGGTCGTATGAGCGATAAGTTTGCCTATACTGCCGACATTATCAATAAAAAACTTCCACAAATTTTGCAACGGGTTGATCTACTAAGCCAAGATCTCCATGCTAGTGGGAAAAATCTCAACGAAAAACTTCCAACAATTTTAGATAAGTTTACCCGTATAGAAGATGATTTGGAAGATATTATCCAAGAGAATAAAAAACCTCTCAAAAAGACCTTTGTTGCAGCCAGTGAGTTTTTTGATAATGGTGGGAAATCGTTCAAAAAACTTGATAAATATCTCACTTCTATTGGACAGAGCAAAATAGATGTGCACTTTAAGTCTTTGTATATGAGTGATGATGCCTATAGCAAAAATAGTTTTGGCATCAACTATATTCCTTCACCAAATAAATATTATATGCTTGACGTTGTCTCTATGGATGACTATAGCAGGCGTGATAAAAATGGCAATTTCGTACCGCCATCAAAGCATGAAGATAGCACATATTATGTCTCAGCCCAGTACGCAAGACGCTATGGGGATCTCCGATTTCGTGTAGGACTTATTGAGAGTACGGGTGGAGTAGGTGTAGACTACTATCTGTTGCATGATCGTGGAAAACTCTCTATGGATCTTTACGATTTCAATGCTGTTAATGATGTACGCGGTGACAATCCACATCTCACATTCTTATATCGCCAGCGATTCCTCAAGCATCTTGATACATATGTGGGTGTAGATAATGTTCTTAATAGTAACGCGAGAAACTATATGTTTGGTTTGGGAATGGATTTTGTAGATCAAGATATGAAATATCTCCTTGGAACTGTGAGCGGAGCAGGATCGTTTGTGAAATGAAAAAGGATCCTGTGGCAATCATACATGAGGCTTTGGATGTGTTAGGTCTGCCGCCTATGGTCTCGTGGCATGAGATAAACGAGCGTTATAGAACGCTAGCGAAAAAACACCATCCAGACAGTGGTGGAGATACCCAGGAGATGGCTAAAATCAACTGGGCTTACAATATACTCAAAGAGTATGTGCAAAACTATCGCTTCAGTTTTAGTGAAGAGGAGATATTGCGACAATTCCCACATGCAGAATATCTAAAAAAATTTAGATTTTGAAAGGAAGTCAATGAAGTGTAGATTTGAATTTGATATGGACAATCTCAAGGAGATATATGAGATTGGAGAGGTTGCTCGCCAGGCTAATGGAGCTGTGCTGCTTCGCAGTGGCAAAACTGTGATGCTCGCAACTGTTGTCATGGAAAAGGAGCCGGTAGAAGAGGATTTTATGCCTCTGACAGTGCAATATATCGAAAAGAGTTATGCTGCAGGAAAGATTCCGGGAGGATTTGTAAAGCGTGAGCAAAAGCCAGGTGACTTTGAGACTCTTACTGCTAGAATAGTGGATAGAGCTTTGCGCCCACTCTTTCCAAAAGGATTTTTGTATCCGACAGTCATAACTGTTATGGTGCTGAGTGCAGATGAGCAGAGTGATTTGCAAGTTTTGGCTCTTAAAGCTGCAAGTGCAGCGCTTTATATTTCAGATATTCCAATAAGAACAGCTGTAAGTGGCCTGCGTGTAGCAAAAATTGATGGCGAGATTGTCTTTAACCCAACTCTTGATGAACTCAAAGAGAGCACCCTCGATCTCTATCTTGCTGGAACAAAAGAGGATCTTTTGATGATAGAGATGGCTGCGATTGGAACATATAAACCAGAAGTCATTCCAACGACAGTGGATCCTTTTATCGATCCAACGCTTGCTGAAGAGGTCGTGATGATCAAAGAGGCCAATGCGATGCCTGAGGAGGAGCTTGCAAACATTATCAAAGAGGGCAAGAAGCTCTTGCAACAAGAGTGTGCGGAGTATGAGAACTATTTCATCGAATCAGCAAAACCTATGCTCAAGCTCGAACTTGCTCCTGAGACTATCAATGAGGATATTTGGGTCTATATCGATGAGATTTACAAAGATGAGATAAAAGCTGCTGTGACAGCAATGGCAAAGAGTGAGCGCAATGAACTGCTCAAAGAGATTGCTAAAAAAATTGCACAAGATGATGTAGCTATGGAGCAGGGTTGGGACTATGAGACTATCTATAAAGTAGTTGAGAAGTATAAGCGCATGATTGTACGTAAAATGATCCTCGAAGAGGGCAAAAGAGCAGATGGACGTGGGCTCAAGGATGTTCGTCCAATCACAATCAAAACCAACATTTTGCCATCTGCGCACGGATCGTGCCTCTTTACTAGAGGTGAGACTCAAGCTCTTGTTGTCTGTACAATAGGAGAAAAGAGTGATGCACAGATGTTTGAAAAGCTCACAAGCAAAGGGCCAGAGTATGAACACTTCATGGTGCACTACAATTTTCCTCCATTTAGTGTGGGAGAAGCAAAACCTATAACAGCACCAGGCAGAAGAGAACTGGGGCATGGAAATTTGGCTAGAAGAGCGTTAGAGCCTGTAGTGGACGTGCCAGAAGATAAGACCTATCGCCTGGTCTCAGAGATTCTTGAGTCTAATGGTTCATCATCAATGGCAACAGTATGTGGCGGTGCTTTGGCATTACGTGCTGCAAATATCGATCTTGTAGATCTTGTTGCAGGTGTTGCTATGGGATTGGTTGTCGAAGAGGATAAGTATGCAATTTTGACTGATATTATGGGCCTTGAGGATCATGATGGGGATATGGACTTTAAGGTAGCTGGTACTCACGATGGTGTGACAGCTATGCAGATGGACATTAAGCTTGGTGGCGTAAAGGAGGAGATCCTCAAAGAGGCTCTGGCGCAAGCCAAAGAAGCAAGACTCCATATCCTTTCAATAATGGAGGAGGCTGAAAAAGAGATAGTCATCAATGAAGAGAACCTCCCTTCAAGCGAAACAATCTTTGTGCATCCAAGCAAGATAGTCGATATCATTGGTCAGGCTGGAAAAACTATCAAAGAGATAATTGAGAAATTTGAAGTTACTGTAGATATCGATAGAGAAAAAGGAAAAGTAAGAGTCACTGGTAAAAACAAACCAAAAGTTAAAGCTGCATGTGAGCATATTCAAAGTATCGCTAGCAAGCCAGCGCCTGAACCAGTAAAGTTTGAACCAGGCCAGATTCTCAAGGGGCGCATCAAACGTATCACAAACTTTGGAGCATTTGTGGAGCTTCCTGGTGGTGTAGATGGTCTTTTGCATATCTCAAAGCTCTCTAGCGGAAGGGTAGAGAAAGTTGAAGATGTTGTTCAAGAAGGAGATGAGGTAGAGGTAGAGATTCTTAGTCAAAAAGGACACAAAATCGAACTTGCACTCAAGCAAGTTATCAAAAATGCATAAACTATTACTTTTTATTATGAGTATGTACGCGTTTGCTAGTGAAGGGATTTTGATCCCTTTCTATCACTATCCATCTTTCAATGATGCTAAAATCGATAGACTTATTAAGCTCAAAAGAGAGTACCCCAAAGTTCCAGTATATGTCATTATTAATCCAAATAATGGACATTTTCGCAAAATCGAGTATAACTTCGCCTATGCGATCAAACGGCTTCACGATGCAAATTTTAGTGTAATTGGCTATGTCCATACCAGCTATTGTAAGCGGCCATTCAAAGAGGTAGCTGCTGATATCAAGTCTTGGAGCAAGATCTATAAACCTTGGGGTGTAAAGGGAGTATTTGTTGATGAGGTAAATGGTAGCAAAGAGTGTTTCGATTACTATAAAAAAATTGCAAAAGAGATAAAAAAAGTTTTTGACTTAGTTATCTTCAATCCTGGTACAAAAAGTGATGAGAGTATTGCTAAACTTGCTGATATTACAGTCGTTTATGAGTCGAACCAGAGTATAAATCTTTGTAAATCCACAGAGCAAAAGAGTGCTGTGCTTCTCCATGGGATCAAAGATTTTTCAAAATCGATGCAAAAGATAAAAGATATTGAGTACATATACATTACTCCCCACACTTTTCCAAACCCATGGGGAGAGATTTCGGACTATTTAGAAAATACACTACAAATTCTTGAAAAAGAGCAGCACTGTTTCAAATAAATTTAAATATATTTTGAGTAGAATTGCTTTGCAAAGTGATAAGTAGGGACACGCAATCCGAACGGACTTTGCAAATTAATTAGGAGGTATTTATGAAAAAGCTTCTTCTTATGTTGGTTGCATTTGCAGGCTTTGCATTTGCAGGTGATGGAGAGAGTATGATTCAAGCATACAGCGTACTCGCAGCTGGTGTTGGTCTAGGTATTGCAGCAGCTGGTGGTGGTATCGGTATGGGACACACTGCAGCAGCTACAATTGCTGGTACTGCAAGAAACCCTGGACTTGGCGGAAAACTTATGACAACAATGTTCATCGCTCTTGCGATGATTGAAGCGCAAGTTATCTATACACTTGTTATTGCTCTTATAGCACTCTACGCAAACCCATTCTTGGGCTAATCTTCACCCTCAAGGCCTTGCCTTTGAGGGGAAAATTTGTTATACTTTCATCAACTTCAACGCGGCAGTGGCGGAACTGGTAGACGCGCAAGGTTGAGGGCCTTGTGGGAGTTAATCCCGTGGAGGTTCGAGTCCTCTCTGCCGCACCATTAAATATAAAGAGTTTTTATGCTGCGAATTGCTACGAGTCTTCTTCTGCTCTTGACACTCGCACAAGCTAGCCTATGCATAAAACACTCTTCTCAATTACAGATTCACGACGATGAAGCAAAGATTTTCAAAGCTTCCTATCCCCATGCACGTATAGTAAAAATCAATGGTTACTACAAATTTTTCTCTGGGCCTTACAAAAGTGCAAAGCAAGCAAGAGTGTATTTGCAAAAAACTCAGCAATACTATCCTGATGCATTTATATTTCACTGCAAAGGTACCTCATCTTATAAAAAACAAATACCCCAAATTATGCACAATACGAAAATACAGCATAGTATTGATGAGAGCATAGATGTCCCAGATTTCATTGAGCATATCATTCAAAAGTACGAAAAAAAGAGTAAAGAAACATATACACTCACTTTTGAAGAGTTCCTTGATAGATTTTTCAAGAACGATTTTAGTGCGAAAAATGCATTTTATGCTTCAAAACTTGCTCAGGTGCTAGCTCTTATAGATCAAGATAGATACAATTGGAATATCTATGCAAATGTAGCACTGCGCTATACAAAATTTATCGATTATGATCTAGAAACAAACAAAGAAGCTATTGTAGATCTTGGTATCAATATCGATAAGAGAGTGTTTGATGGTGGGATTTTAAGTAAAGATCTCATTATAGATCTTCAGAAGCGTCTTGCAAAAGTCCAGTATCTCAGTGATAAAGATAAACTCTCTCTCTTAGCACTCAATATCTATACCCAAGCACTCGTTAATCAAAAACTCAAAAAGCTCTATGAAGAGTACTACTATAAGCAAAAAGGTATCTTTGAATTTATTGATGAGAGGTACAAAGCAGGAGCATCTTCGCAAGTAGACCAGATCGATGCACGCAATGATCTTCTCTCAATTAAAAAAACCATCCTCAAACAGCTCTATGACTATCTTTACAGCGACTATCTTTTGCGCAATGCAATAGGATTGCAAACCAAAAAGCCTCTTGAGCTGTCTGAGTTTGGATTTGCTGTGGAAGAGAAAGATATCGATAAAATCTATCACAATGCATTCAAAAATAGCACTGCTCTCCAAAAAGAGAGACTCCAAAGCAAGATAAAACAAGCAATCTATACGACGAAAAAAAACTCTTTTTTGCCCATAATCGATTTCAATGCAGCGCTATTCTATGAATATAAAAAGGATTACTCTTTCAATCCAACAAAAAATGCAAATGGCCTCAATTACTTCGTAGGGCTCAATATCAAGATACCGCTTTATGATAGTACAAACCGCTCTATTTATGTACAAAAAGCAAAGATAGAAGCAGCTATGCAAAAAAATATAACTTTACAAAAAGTTAAAGATATCGCCCAGCAGATACATAAAAGCTACAATGAATTGCAAAGAGAGTATCAAGAGCTTAAAATCATTAATGAACAGCTAGCATTGATGGAGCAAAAGATGCAGCTTGTCAAAAAGCGCTATACAGTTGGGCTCTCATCCTATCGTCAATACTCCGATGCTTTGCGCAATTATTTGACTCTTTTGCAGCAAAAAGAGATCCTCTCTATCTCCATTTTACAAAATCAAGCCCTCTTGCAGATTTTACAAGGTAAGCACATTTTTTATGGAGAGAATTAAAGTTGTTTGGACGGGTGAGGGTACGTATCCTTATGCTACAGGGGGTGTAAGTACCTGGGCTGATATCTTAATAAGAGAATTGCGCAATATTGACTTTGTGCTTTTGCCTATTATGATGCATCCTTATATGCAGACAAAGTTTTCTCTTCCTCCCAATGTCGTGGATATTATTAATGTCCCTCTCTGGGGGACTGAGGAGCCTGTTGAATACATCAAAAATATTGAATTTTCCCGCATCTATCAAGCAAAAGTGCGTACCCAATTGCAAAAAGATATTGATAAAATAGAGCCTCATTTCAAAAAAATATTAGCACATATTTATAGGGATGAAGAGGATCTAGAGGGCTTAGGGCAAGCCCTTTTGGCTTTGCATGAGTATTTTAGTCAATATGACTATTATGAAATATTTCGTAGTGTAGAGTTATGGAATATCTATAAAGAGTATGTGATAAACCACTATGAAAAAAGTGATAAAGAGCCTCCCACACTCTTTGATCTCATAGAGGGGTTGCGCTACCTCTTTCGATTTTTTATTACACTCTTGCCAGAACTGCCACAAGCAGATATCTATCACTCCTCTGCAGCTGCATTTTGCGGCATACCATGTATCATCGCAAAGCAAAAATATGGAAGCAGCTTTTTGCTCACTGAACACGGGATCTATATCAGAGAGCAGTATCTCTTTGCTTCTCGCAGACACCTTCCGATTCGCACCAAAGAATTTCTTCTTGGCCTCATCACCACTATCTCAAAACTCAACTACTACTATGCCGACGTTGTCTCACCTGTATGCAATTACAACAAGCGATGGGAACTCAAGTGGGGAGTAGAGAAGCAAAAGATCCATACTATATACAATGGCATCGATCCACTGCGATTTAAAAAGCTTGATATCCCTAAAGAGGATCGCCCAACTGTCGTGATGGTAGCCCGTATCGAGTCGCTCAAAGATATTGAGACATATATTCGTACTGCAAAACTCGTATCACGAAAATTTCCAGATGTGATTTTTAAACTCTATGGTCCTAAAGTAGATGAAGAGTATTATCAAAAGTGTGTCAATCTTGTAAAAGAGTTGGGTGTAGAGAAAAATTTTGCATTTATGGGGCCCACAAGTGATCCAGCCAGAGCCTACAATGAAGCAGATGTTGTGATGCTAACAAGTATATCTGAAGCTTTTCCATTTGTTGTTATTGAGGCAATGGCATGTGAAAAGGTAGTAGTCTCGAGTGATGTAGGTGGAACAAAAGAGGTGCTCGAAGGATATGGATTTATAGTAAAACCAAAAGATTACAAAGGATTTGCACAGTATGTGCAGTATCTATTGGAGCATCCGCAAGTTGCGCAGAGAATGGGAAAAGAGGCAAGACATGTAATCTTAGAAGGTTTTACGACCGATGATATGGTAAATAATTATTGGAATATGTACAAAAGACTATACAAAGAGAGATGATGAACAAACTCCAAAAGCTCTATCTTGCAATTACAAAGGATAGGGGAGAGCCGCTAGATTTTTGGGAGATTGCAGCACTTTTGGAGGTCTATGGAATTCGAGATATCGATGCAAAAAAGGAGTATGGGTTTGAAGATGTTTTTGCTTTAGCCAAAGAGCTTTATCGCTTTAAAAATATCAAAGAGTATCCTAAAGCTCATCTCATAGAAGCAGAACAACTTCCACCATTGAAAAAGCGCATCTTCAAAAACTACATCAAAGGTTTGGCTTTCGCTTTTCCAATATTTGTGCAGATAATTGCAACAATACTTTTTGGTTTTGCTCTTTGGTCCAATACGAAGATAGACATATCTGAAGCGACTTTCATAGCCCTTGGTATCTTTGTTGCGATGATAGTTACAGGGGGGCCTGCACAAGTAATTGGACGTAAAGGTCTTTACTATCTTAAGATGCATGAGAATATCCTTGCAGCCAAAATAATATACCGCTTTTTTGGATTAAGTCTTTTAGCACTTCTCTTTTTGGGTGTTCTTTTTTGGGTATTCAATCTCATATTCGGTATCTTTGATGCACATCTATTCTATATTTTTGAGGCCTCTTTTTTACTTTTAGGTATTCTCTTTTTAGCAATAGCAGTTTTTTATGTATTTGAAGATTATGAGAGTGTTGTCTACTTTATCTTGGTAGGAGTGGTTTTTGTAGCTATCTTTCACTATCTTTTTGGGATTTCTTTTCCCGATGCACAGTTTTATGCTCTAGCACTTTTAGATGTTGTCATTATCTATTTTGGATATAAAAAGGTGCAAAAAATCCAGCAAGAGGTGGAGGCCGAGGGAGAACTTCTCCCAAAGCCATCGATGCTTTTGTATACCCTTATGCCTTTTTTTGTGTATGGATTATTCTATTTTATCTTTTTGATTACTGATAGAGTGATCGAGTGGAGTATCAATGGGCTGCATAGCGGATACTTTTTGTGGTTTGATGTAATATATGAGATTGGTATAGATGTATCGATGTTAGTTTTTATCATCCTCATGGGCATATTGGAGGTTGTTGTTTATGAGTTTTTGTATAGAATAAATGAGAAAGTTTTTTACTATAAACTTCATGCATACAAGGAGTTCAACCAAGATTTTATCGATTTTTATAAAAAAATAAACAAAATATTCATTATAGTCGCTCTTTTGTCGATAATAGCTATATATATTTTTGCATATATATTATCTTTGTTTGTAGATGAACAGAGATTTCCTTTTACTATGCATTCACAGTTTGTCTATTTTGTAGGAGCGATTGCTTACGCCTTTTTGACACATGGGCTGATGAATGCATTGATTTTATTCTCTTTTTCAAGGCAAAATGTTGTAGTAAAAGCGATAGTATATGCAACTATAGTAGATTTTGTGATAGGGACTCTGCTAGCCAATATGTTTGTGAAATATTGGGCAGTATTTGGTTTGGTAGCTGGAAGTATTGTTTTTTGGTATATAACTTATAGCTTTATAAAAAAGATGTTTAACAATCTTGATTACTATTACTATTCGGCATATTAGGAGAATGTATGAAGCACTATCTGATTATTTTACTTTCTATTATAGTACTTTTGAGTGGTTGTGCTTCAAAAGCAACGATCGAAAAAGAGTTGCAAAAGAGTGAAAAAGTAGTTATTTGCAATACTATTTTACCTTTACAGACGCATGAAAATAGACCAAGCGAACTGCTTCATCGCTTTCCATTTGTCTCTTTGAAAAAAAATTATGATATACGCGGGAAGTTTGATAGAAAATTTTATGAAAGTATCAATTTTGTCTACAATGCCAAAAATATAAAAGATGTAGATTTTTGGCAATTAAGAAATGAACCAAAACTGGTTGATTTTATCTATGTTCTCCCACTTTGGATCAAGGATTATCGCAAACTCACCTCTGATGTAATGAGCAATATTGCCTACTCATACAATATAAGTGCACAAGAGCAAAAGATTTTGCGTAGCTGGGTTGAAAAAGGCGGGGTTTTATGGGTTGAGTTTGGAATATTTTCAACAAAATATGACATTTTTACCAAAAGTGGTGAAATCAATACGAAAAAGATCAACTACTTAATCAAAAATGGTTTTAGAGGACTAAAATTTTGGGGATCACCACTCAAAAATTATCTTTTTCAATCAAAAAGTATCGATTTTCTCAACTATGTCAGCTCTTCCCAAAGTTTCGTAGTGAACCAAAAAAGATCCCTCATCAAAGGCATTGCACGCTTACGCCTCAACCTCGATAACTATCTAGAAAACTTCATGATACTTGATGGAAAGCCACTCCTTGTAGATCAAAAAGGCAAACCGTTAGTAACTATGAAGCGATATGGAAAAGGAGCAGTGGTTACACTCCTTCCTTTTGAGTACCAAGATGCATATTATGATGGAGAATTGCTTCGCTGGAAATTATTATACTATTTTCTCAATAGATAAGAGTGAGAAGTGAAGCGTCCAGATTTTATCGATTTTGAAATACTCAACCAAATAATCTCTCTCAATCTTACATACGCAATAATCCTCCTTGTAGTTGCATATCTCTTTTTTCTCTATCTTCCAAGACGTATTTTCCCTCAAACTAATGCAGGAGCTGGAATTGAGAATATAATCTCAAATATTTTATATATGCTTGTTTTTATCGAACTTGCCGTTCCTTTGATGGTTTTTTTGCAAATATTTAATGTTTTTACATTTATTGGTGTAATTATTGCACTCAAACTCTTTTTTGTGCGATTCTATGAAAAAAGAAATCTTAAAGAGTATCTAACTTCCTTGCGTATTCGTATTGTCATAGTACTCCTAGAGTTTTTTGATAACTATAAAGAGATTATCAAAAATTTTAAGCGAAAAAAAGAGGAGGAGTTTTTTCTCTATCTCAAAAATATCAACTATTACCAGCTTTTTAAAAAGCTTCTTATTGTTTTCATTTTTGTGCATTTAGTCTATATTTTGGGCTTTCGCTGCTTTATATCTCTTGCTAATCCTTTGTCAGATACGAGTCAGTTTTTTGAGTGGGTCGCGAATCTTGATAAAAATATACTCTATGCAGATAACAAGACTGCCGGAGCAGATTTTTACGGAATTTCGGTTCTTATTTTTATTTTATATAAAATCACTCATATCGATACTATTGTGCTCTTTAATATCTATCCAATTCTTTTGATTCTATTTTTACTCTTTGGGGTTTACTTTGTTATTAAGCGCTTTAGTGTTTCCAGTCTCATTGCTCTTTTAGTTTTGCTCATTTTTGGATCACTTTTTATAGGTTCTCCTCTCAATGATTATATAGCAACGCCGATTACAACTACGAATAATCCTGATATTATCAATTTTTTTGGTTTTAAAATCTACAATGTTCCTGCTAGTTTTTATGAACATTTTGATCTCAATCTTGAGAGAGTCTCTAGAACTCCAATTATTCGCTATTTTAGTGGTATGGCTTATGAGCACTCTTCGGCTATGTTTTTGCTCAATCTTTTCTATCTCATTAAGGCTATCGATACAGGGCGAACACGCTTTTTGGTCAACTACACGCTTACTCTTATGCTGGTCTTTATATTCCATGGGGGTGGTGCTATTGCTTTGATAGTTCCAAGTATCTTTATTGCAATCAATGCCATACTGCATCTCAAACTTACCTGGAATCTGCTCAAAAGGGGTTTGATAGCTATTGTAATAGCAGCAATTTTTGGAAATGGATGGGTACTGTCAGTTTTTAAGTATGGCATACCACAAGACTTTGGCGCTGCAGCTCCCTTTCTCGATAGACTCTTTGGTACAAAGCAGGCTGTAAACGAACTGGTAGCATCTGGCATAGAAGATGTTACAATATCTACGCTCACCCCATTGCATCTTTCTATTCTATTGATAACTCTTTTCTTTTTTGTTTTAGCACTTGTTTGGCGTAAGAGATTCTATTTTAGTAGCTTCCTACTCATACCTCTTGGTTTTTTTGTAGTCTTTTATGCTGAGAACTTAGGATTGCCAAAACTTGTACACCCTTCACGGGGAGCAGAGTATCTCTTCTTGTCATTAACGATAGTTACTGCTTGTTTTATCAAACTATTTTTGTGGCTACCTTTGAAGCTAATGCTAAGGCGTATTTATAAAATTGTATTTTTGATTATTGTCTATTGTACACTTTTGATTTCAATATTTATAGTTCCACACTACAAAGATCTTGATGAGATCAAACAGTTTATCAATGGCGTGCAGTACTCATCTGTTCCATTGTTTTTATACAAAATAGTAAAGAGCAATAAACCTTTTACATGGACAGTAGTTTCATATGTGCAGGAGTACTCAAAGGTTTTAGGGAAAGGATATATGATAAATGTAAATGAGTTTATTACCAAGTATGATCCCAATGCAAAATATCTTCCAATTCCAACGAAAAAGGTATATATATTTGTGGAAGATATTCCCCACAAATATACAGGCAAAGATGAGTGGTTTTATAGATGGAGAAAAGATATTGAAGAGAATCTAAAAAACTGGATTGCAATCTATAACTCTACACATAAAAATGTTACTATTTTTGCAAAAAGCAAACTTGTGACAGTCTATGAAATAGATAATAGTGCTTACATAAAATATCTGGAGAGAAAGAATGATCAATGATCTCTTTATAAAAAGTCACCTAGATGAGATAATATTTTTTATAGCTATAAATTTTTGGTACATCTTTTTACTTTTAGCAATTGTTTTTTTTATTATTGCAGTAAAACTTTTCAAGGACAAATCCACGCTT is a window encoding:
- the pelF gene encoding GT4 family glycosyltransferase PelF, whose translation is MERIKVVWTGEGTYPYATGGVSTWADILIRELRNIDFVLLPIMMHPYMQTKFSLPPNVVDIINVPLWGTEEPVEYIKNIEFSRIYQAKVRTQLQKDIDKIEPHFKKILAHIYRDEEDLEGLGQALLALHEYFSQYDYYEIFRSVELWNIYKEYVINHYEKSDKEPPTLFDLIEGLRYLFRFFITLLPELPQADIYHSSAAAFCGIPCIIAKQKYGSSFLLTEHGIYIREQYLFASRRHLPIRTKEFLLGLITTISKLNYYYADVVSPVCNYNKRWELKWGVEKQKIHTIYNGIDPLRFKKLDIPKEDRPTVVMVARIESLKDIETYIRTAKLVSRKFPDVIFKLYGPKVDEEYYQKCVNLVKELGVEKNFAFMGPTSDPARAYNEADVVMLTSISEAFPFVVIEAMACEKVVVSSDVGGTKEVLEGYGFIVKPKDYKGFAQYVQYLLEHPQVAQRMGKEARHVILEGFTTDDMVNNYWNMYKRLYKER
- a CDS encoding J domain-containing protein — protein: MAIIHEALDVLGLPPMVSWHEINERYRTLAKKHHPDSGGDTQEMAKINWAYNILKEYVQNYRFSFSEEEILRQFPHAEYLKKFRF
- a CDS encoding MlaD family protein; this translates as MKTEAKVGLFVALGLILLFLLSTQVNKFSQFGKKGYVIYALLDDANGLEKNAKVKIKGVDVGYVKDLGLQGKKVKAKLFIYKGVKIPKDSIVTLQQESLLGTKFLSIEPGSSQEYVVAGGVLTRQEEFASFAQTSTTINAAAKEFQSFIKDLRKAIAGESGEDLKISIENLRTITQDLKQVIEQNEKNINASIESIKQMGIELQNAGKKFGRMSDKFAYTADIINKKLPQILQRVDLLSQDLHASGKNLNEKLPTILDKFTRIEDDLEDIIQENKKPLKKTFVAASEFFDNGGKSFKKLDKYLTSIGQSKIDVHFKSLYMSDDAYSKNSFGINYIPSPNKYYMLDVVSMDDYSRRDKNGNFVPPSKHEDSTYYVSAQYARRYGDLRFRVGLIESTGGVGVDYYLLHDRGKLSMDLYDFNAVNDVRGDNPHLTFLYRQRFLKHLDTYVGVDNVLNSNARNYMFGLGMDFVDQDMKYLLGTVSGAGSFVK
- a CDS encoding polyribonucleotide nucleotidyltransferase, translated to MKCRFEFDMDNLKEIYEIGEVARQANGAVLLRSGKTVMLATVVMEKEPVEEDFMPLTVQYIEKSYAAGKIPGGFVKREQKPGDFETLTARIVDRALRPLFPKGFLYPTVITVMVLSADEQSDLQVLALKAASAALYISDIPIRTAVSGLRVAKIDGEIVFNPTLDELKESTLDLYLAGTKEDLLMIEMAAIGTYKPEVIPTTVDPFIDPTLAEEVVMIKEANAMPEEELANIIKEGKKLLQQECAEYENYFIESAKPMLKLELAPETINEDIWVYIDEIYKDEIKAAVTAMAKSERNELLKEIAKKIAQDDVAMEQGWDYETIYKVVEKYKRMIVRKMILEEGKRADGRGLKDVRPITIKTNILPSAHGSCLFTRGETQALVVCTIGEKSDAQMFEKLTSKGPEYEHFMVHYNFPPFSVGEAKPITAPGRRELGHGNLARRALEPVVDVPEDKTYRLVSEILESNGSSSMATVCGGALALRAANIDLVDLVAGVAMGLVVEEDKYAILTDIMGLEDHDGDMDFKVAGTHDGVTAMQMDIKLGGVKEEILKEALAQAKEARLHILSIMEEAEKEIVINEENLPSSETIFVHPSKIVDIIGQAGKTIKEIIEKFEVTVDIDREKGKVRVTGKNKPKVKAACEHIQSIASKPAPEPVKFEPGQILKGRIKRITNFGAFVELPGGVDGLLHISKLSSGRVEKVEDVVQEGDEVEVEILSQKGHKIELALKQVIKNA
- a CDS encoding F0F1 ATP synthase subunit C, encoding MKKLLLMLVAFAGFAFAGDGESMIQAYSVLAAGVGLGIAAAGGGIGMGHTAAATIAGTARNPGLGGKLMTTMFIALAMIEAQVIYTLVIALIALYANPFLG
- a CDS encoding TolC family protein, with the translated sequence MLRIATSLLLLLTLAQASLCIKHSSQLQIHDDEAKIFKASYPHARIVKINGYYKFFSGPYKSAKQARVYLQKTQQYYPDAFIFHCKGTSSYKKQIPQIMHNTKIQHSIDESIDVPDFIEHIIQKYEKKSKETYTLTFEEFLDRFFKNDFSAKNAFYASKLAQVLALIDQDRYNWNIYANVALRYTKFIDYDLETNKEAIVDLGINIDKRVFDGGILSKDLIIDLQKRLAKVQYLSDKDKLSLLALNIYTQALVNQKLKKLYEEYYYKQKGIFEFIDERYKAGASSQVDQIDARNDLLSIKKTILKQLYDYLYSDYLLRNAIGLQTKKPLELSEFGFAVEEKDIDKIYHNAFKNSTALQKERLQSKIKQAIYTTKKNSFLPIIDFNAALFYEYKKDYSFNPTKNANGLNYFVGLNIKIPLYDSTNRSIYVQKAKIEAAMQKNITLQKVKDIAQQIHKSYNELQREYQELKIINEQLALMEQKMQLVKKRYTVGLSSYRQYSDALRNYLTLLQQKEILSISILQNQALLQILQGKHIFYGEN
- a CDS encoding spherulation-specific family 4 protein — its product is MHKLLLFIMSMYAFASEGILIPFYHYPSFNDAKIDRLIKLKREYPKVPVYVIINPNNGHFRKIEYNFAYAIKRLHDANFSVIGYVHTSYCKRPFKEVAADIKSWSKIYKPWGVKGVFVDEVNGSKECFDYYKKIAKEIKKVFDLVIFNPGTKSDESIAKLADITVVYESNQSINLCKSTEQKSAVLLHGIKDFSKSMQKIKDIEYIYITPHTFPNPWGEISDYLENTLQILEKEQHCFK